In Acidobacteriota bacterium, a single genomic region encodes these proteins:
- a CDS encoding MotA/TolQ/ExbB proton channel family protein — protein MDRSYKQKGSARTVFILAVMLSALTLLGIAFIRGENMIDLLARVLTQYVVPVNAVIMFSFAVLLSLTLGVFVHYYLFELRDAFMYDAEAARKMSQAIHAPGKSADERMAEVRGLLDKDTTLFGQVFRRFLHENGFAAPRPGKVWQALQDEEFERVKRNMMYFSLASVLSPAMGFLGTAVGMVAAFYEISIQDTVTPADLAMSIQIALITTVIGLTIKTIAMLLKTAVVHSIGRREDQLTVAYQRLIER, from the coding sequence ATGGATCGTTCTTACAAGCAGAAGGGGAGCGCGCGGACTGTATTCATTCTCGCGGTCATGCTCAGCGCCCTGACCCTGCTGGGCATAGCCTTCATTCGCGGCGAAAACATGATCGACCTGCTGGCGCGGGTCCTGACCCAGTACGTGGTGCCGGTCAACGCGGTGATCATGTTTTCTTTCGCCGTGCTGCTTTCGTTGACCTTGGGCGTGTTCGTCCACTACTACCTCTTCGAGCTGCGGGATGCGTTCATGTACGACGCCGAGGCGGCGCGCAAGATGTCCCAGGCGATCCATGCCCCCGGCAAGAGCGCCGACGAGCGGATGGCCGAGGTGCGTGGATTGCTGGACAAGGACACGACCCTGTTCGGACAGGTCTTCCGCCGTTTTCTCCATGAAAACGGTTTCGCCGCCCCGCGCCCGGGAAAGGTGTGGCAGGCCCTCCAGGACGAGGAGTTCGAGCGGGTCAAGCGGAACATGATGTACTTTTCGCTGGCCTCGGTACTCTCTCCCGCGATGGGCTTTCTCGGTACGGCGGTGGGCATGGTCGCTGCGTTCTACGAGATCTCGATTCAGGACACGGTGACGCCGGCGGATCTCGCCATGTCGATCCAGATCGCGTTGATCACCACGGTGATCGGCCTGACGATCAAGACCATCGCCATGTTGCTGAAGACGGCCGTGGTGCACAGCATCGGCCGTCGGGAAGATCAGCTCACCGTGGCCTATCAGCGCCTGATCGAGCGCTGA
- a CDS encoding outer membrane protein transport protein, with protein MHVRLRFVLCVLAAALLFAAPSALASGFAVSEQGAKASGQAVAFVARADDASAVWYNPAAITKLEGNAASLGFSLVFLGDTTFTSRMDDVDPVLFEGGRFDMIDNTATPAHAFFVYHFEDSPWSLGFGVTTPFGLVTEWGESFDGRFSARKSDLAVLVYNLNAAVDVGGGWSLAFGLDYYDATLEEFSRNISLAELYEFTEPFANLSGDGDTTTWNVAAHFRNDDWAFGLSYRNDASIDIDGRFAVSNVPAGDLPSPPFPAGVSWASQLATMPAAGVLDLPAIWQVGFAWLGTENWEFELDFQMISWSDFQRLPVDLADRTLLMDDFVVREDWKDTTTVRLGGSYTFNEQHQLRFGIYTDETAVPTHRLRPSIPDSDRVGYTLGYGFTSASKKFGLDFYWLRIEADTVSTGPSDFDGDVSAMLDEGVLWGTYETSIDLVGLTANWRFGD; from the coding sequence ATGCACGTTCGTCTTCGTTTTGTCCTTTGTGTTCTGGCGGCGGCCTTGTTGTTCGCCGCGCCGTCCGCCCTGGCTTCGGGATTCGCGGTTTCCGAACAGGGGGCCAAGGCTTCCGGCCAGGCCGTGGCCTTCGTGGCCCGCGCGGACGATGCCTCGGCGGTCTGGTACAACCCCGCCGCCATCACCAAGCTGGAGGGCAACGCGGCCTCCCTGGGTTTCTCGCTGGTTTTTCTCGGGGACACGACCTTCACCTCCCGGATGGACGACGTCGACCCGGTTCTCTTTGAGGGCGGCAGGTTCGACATGATCGACAACACCGCCACGCCGGCCCACGCCTTTTTCGTCTATCACTTCGAGGACTCGCCCTGGTCGCTGGGTTTCGGTGTGACGACTCCTTTCGGCCTGGTGACCGAGTGGGGCGAGAGCTTCGACGGCCGCTTCTCGGCCCGGAAGTCGGATCTCGCGGTGCTGGTCTACAATCTCAACGCGGCGGTGGACGTGGGCGGTGGCTGGTCGCTGGCCTTCGGTCTCGACTACTACGACGCCACTCTCGAGGAGTTCTCTCGCAACATCTCTCTCGCCGAGCTCTATGAGTTCACCGAGCCGTTCGCCAACCTCAGCGGTGACGGCGATACGACGACCTGGAATGTGGCGGCCCACTTCCGCAACGATGACTGGGCCTTCGGCCTGAGCTATCGCAACGATGCCAGCATCGATATCGATGGCCGTTTCGCGGTGAGCAACGTGCCGGCGGGCGACTTGCCCTCGCCGCCATTTCCTGCCGGGGTGTCCTGGGCTTCCCAGCTCGCCACCATGCCGGCCGCGGGCGTGCTCGACCTGCCTGCGATCTGGCAGGTGGGCTTCGCCTGGCTCGGGACCGAGAACTGGGAGTTCGAGCTGGATTTCCAGATGATCTCCTGGTCCGATTTCCAGCGGCTGCCCGTCGATCTTGCCGACCGGACGTTATTGATGGATGACTTCGTCGTGCGTGAGGACTGGAAGGACACGACCACCGTCCGCCTGGGCGGCTCCTACACCTTCAACGAGCAGCACCAGCTGCGCTTCGGGATCTATACCGACGAGACCGCGGTGCCGACCCATCGCTTGCGCCCGTCGATTCCCGACTCCGATCGAGTCGGCTACACCCTGGGCTACGGATTCACCAGCGCTTCGAAAAAGTTCGGCCTCGACTTCTACTGGCTGCGTATCGAAGCGGATACCGTCTCGACGGGCCCCTCTGACTTTGACGGCGATGTGAGTGCCATGCTCGACGAGGGTGTGCTGTGGGGCACCTACGAGACCTCCATCGACCTGGTCGGCCTGACGGCCAACTGGCGTTTCGGCGACTGA
- a CDS encoding FAD-dependent oxidoreductase → MGSRRHAPRALVVGAGLTGAALAWTATRAGLEVHVVSAERPASQGTSLAPGIVHGLGPPGGILRWAGLSDAELEGEARRVRQGHEILREVLLAARAHCGYRRLGHRMLLPPGLEQRAGDLAGRLRRAGFEVDVESTERSVVLSSRREALVSPRRLVFELLAQARAGGAVLRQGGVRPAQQAGDGGQVIIGGRIETFDRVYWATGGPPPGGTGAQAACTGRMVLRQSFAAGEAALDEVLVAEDGDLALVPDPQGRSRVVLLRRGVESRDAGLCWPQPPEAWGRWMGPVVHQRLAEAWALPMDRLAGGARPQNTLTGLDGWPVCAVLGAAGQLVEGDLPVPSAT, encoded by the coding sequence GTGGGAAGCCGCCGCCATGCGCCTCGCGCGCTCGTGGTCGGGGCCGGTCTGACCGGCGCCGCCCTGGCCTGGACCGCCACCCGGGCGGGGCTGGAGGTCCACGTGGTTTCCGCCGAACGGCCCGCGAGCCAGGGCACCTCCCTGGCCCCCGGCATCGTTCACGGTCTCGGCCCCCCGGGGGGGATCCTGCGCTGGGCCGGTCTTTCCGACGCCGAACTGGAGGGCGAAGCCCGTCGCGTTCGCCAGGGCCACGAGATCCTGCGCGAAGTCTTGCTGGCGGCGCGAGCCCACTGTGGCTACCGCCGCCTGGGCCACCGCATGCTCCTGCCCCCGGGCCTCGAGCAGCGGGCGGGGGACCTGGCCGGCCGCCTTCGGCGCGCCGGTTTCGAGGTGGATGTGGAGTCGACGGAGCGGTCGGTGGTCCTCAGCAGCCGGCGGGAGGCGCTGGTCTCGCCGCGGCGACTGGTTTTCGAGCTGCTGGCCCAGGCCCGCGCGGGGGGAGCCGTGCTGCGCCAGGGGGGCGTTCGCCCCGCGCAACAGGCGGGAGACGGTGGCCAGGTGATCATCGGCGGGCGGATCGAGACCTTCGACAGGGTGTACTGGGCCACCGGGGGGCCGCCGCCGGGCGGAACGGGCGCCCAGGCGGCGTGCACGGGGCGCATGGTGCTCCGGCAGTCCTTCGCCGCCGGCGAGGCGGCCCTGGACGAGGTCCTGGTCGCCGAGGACGGTGACCTGGCCCTGGTTCCCGATCCCCAGGGGCGGTCGCGGGTGGTTCTCCTGCGTCGCGGCGTGGAGAGTCGCGATGCGGGGCTGTGCTGGCCCCAGCCTCCGGAGGCCTGGGGGCGCTGGATGGGGCCGGTGGTGCACCAGCGTCTGGCCGAGGCCTGGGCCCTCCCGATGGACCGCCTGGCCGGGGGCGCTCGCCCCCAGAACACGCTGACGGGTCTCGACGGGTGGCCGGTCTGCGCCGTCCTGGGGGCGGCCGGACAGCTCGTGGAGGGCGACTTACCCGTCCCTTCTGCTACTTAG
- a CDS encoding biopolymer transporter ExbD: protein MRGSSRYSFDLEDGFEGAVDVVFLLIIFFLVASSFDKTVREKLALPTRDPDKAVATSPQTRERLDITIYHDSRIALDHKEIDVGDPNSVEAYRLVGDAIEGWLAEHKPGLPLEKALEGVDVFVTTDKESYAGATLNVIMACLDRGVTPQVIFEEARVASR, encoded by the coding sequence GTGAGAGGCTCGAGCCGGTACAGTTTCGACCTTGAGGACGGTTTCGAGGGGGCGGTCGACGTCGTCTTCCTGCTGATCATTTTCTTCCTCGTGGCGTCCTCCTTCGACAAGACCGTACGGGAGAAGCTCGCCCTGCCCACCCGCGATCCGGACAAGGCTGTGGCCACCAGCCCCCAGACCCGGGAGCGACTCGACATCACCATCTACCATGACTCCCGAATCGCCCTCGATCACAAGGAGATCGACGTCGGTGACCCGAACTCGGTGGAAGCCTACCGGCTGGTAGGGGATGCCATCGAGGGCTGGCTGGCCGAGCACAAACCCGGCCTGCCGCTCGAGAAGGCGCTCGAGGGAGTGGACGTTTTCGTCACCACCGACAAAGAGTCCTATGCGGGAGCGACGCTCAATGTGATCATGGCCTGCCTCGACCGGGGGGTGACGCCCCAGGTCATCTTCGAGGAAGCGAGAGTGGCCAGCCGATGA
- a CDS encoding rhomboid family intramembrane serine protease, with protein sequence MLKKFLQDTLDLVLDLLAALGLLRGGSTWYKARLARRLQNTGRRAENLRRAASTPHRMCPACRSLVAARESICPTCGESLRAVPRPGVGRVLRSVVPSFGSVSTTLMGLIAAIYLAGAVVAPAPGSMLAPSGEMLNRLGAMHPYWLIYEGQWWRLVNPIFLHGGLLHVGFNCYVLSAIGPLIEAATGRRRFLVLFVGTGIASFVFSAAWALVSRHWSLGASGALFGLIGYGIVAGFRARGGFLRQVAPRLAMWALINFLLGLGLGFVDNAAHLGGLLAGAVAGLVVEGEPSRSPLVDRLWTLAAWFAGVLPVVGFALALLVTVPA encoded by the coding sequence ATGCTGAAGAAGTTCTTGCAGGACACCCTGGACCTGGTGCTCGACCTGCTGGCCGCCCTGGGCCTGTTGCGGGGTGGATCGACCTGGTACAAGGCGCGCCTGGCCAGGCGACTTCAAAACACCGGTCGCCGGGCCGAGAACCTGCGCCGCGCGGCGAGCACACCGCACCGCATGTGCCCGGCTTGCCGGTCCCTGGTCGCCGCCCGCGAGTCGATCTGCCCGACCTGCGGCGAGAGCCTGCGCGCGGTGCCCCGTCCGGGAGTGGGCCGCGTCCTGCGGTCGGTCGTCCCGAGCTTCGGCTCGGTGTCCACCACCCTGATGGGGCTGATCGCCGCGATCTACCTCGCGGGCGCCGTGGTCGCTCCCGCGCCGGGGTCGATGCTGGCGCCCTCGGGGGAGATGCTCAATCGCCTGGGGGCGATGCATCCCTACTGGCTGATCTACGAGGGGCAGTGGTGGCGCCTGGTCAACCCGATCTTCCTTCACGGTGGCCTGCTGCACGTGGGTTTCAACTGCTACGTGCTGTCGGCCATCGGACCGTTGATCGAGGCGGCCACCGGCCGGCGCCGCTTTCTGGTGCTTTTCGTGGGGACGGGGATCGCCTCCTTCGTCTTCTCCGCGGCCTGGGCCCTGGTGTCCCGGCACTGGAGCCTGGGGGCCTCGGGGGCGCTCTTCGGCCTGATCGGCTACGGCATCGTGGCGGGTTTTCGCGCCCGCGGGGGCTTTCTCCGGCAGGTGGCTCCACGCCTGGCCATGTGGGCCCTGATCAACTTCCTGCTCGGCCTGGGGCTCGGCTTCGTCGACAACGCCGCGCACCTCGGCGGCTTGCTGGCGGGAGCGGTGGCGGGGCTGGTGGTCGAGGGCGAGCCCTCCCGCTCACCCCTCGTCGATCGCCTGTGGACCCTGGCCGCCTGGTTCGCCGGCGTGCTGCCCGTGGTGGGCTTCGCCCTGGCCCTGCTGGTGACCGTTCCGGCCTGA
- a CDS encoding DUF3137 domain-containing protein — MSEPKPLFRTFHQEIWEQLATHLDESGEKWDGTKVTVQHGPFAVSLDLHAELAGYASRLVTRLRAAYINKDGFRFRLRRSDWLSDLAVMLGTQDIQLGDEAFDEAFVISANNEEKARFLLADPALRQALLESPADLVEVRDDEGDFGPAFPEEVDELYLHSRRRITVCSELEQLYGVFAELLNRLCHAGSAYEDDPHLQL; from the coding sequence ATGAGCGAACCCAAGCCCCTGTTCCGCACCTTTCACCAGGAGATCTGGGAGCAACTAGCGACCCATCTCGATGAATCCGGCGAGAAGTGGGACGGCACGAAGGTCACCGTGCAGCACGGGCCCTTCGCGGTCAGCCTCGATCTCCACGCGGAACTCGCCGGCTACGCCAGCCGCCTGGTGACCCGCCTGCGAGCCGCCTACATCAACAAGGACGGCTTCCGCTTCCGCCTCCGGCGTTCCGACTGGCTGTCCGACCTGGCGGTCATGCTGGGCACCCAGGACATCCAGCTCGGTGACGAGGCCTTCGACGAGGCTTTCGTGATTTCTGCGAACAACGAAGAAAAGGCCCGCTTCCTGCTGGCCGACCCGGCCCTCCGCCAGGCTCTGCTGGAGTCTCCCGCAGACCTGGTGGAGGTGCGGGACGACGAGGGAGACTTCGGTCCGGCCTTCCCCGAGGAGGTGGACGAACTCTATCTCCACTCTCGCCGCCGCATCACCGTCTGCTCGGAGCTGGAGCAGCTCTACGGCGTGTTCGCCGAACTGCTCAACCGGCTCTGCCACGCGGGTTCCGCCTACGAGGACGACCCGCACTTGCAGCTCTGA
- a CDS encoding hemolysin family protein: protein MSGAAESSLHPGIALPLALFLVFANAVFVASEFALVQVRPGQLESMAKEGSSSARRALRLLEHLDETLAVCQVGVTLASLGLGWLGEPAFAAIFHWIFSPTEAWIGPLSLTLSLGASFLLITVMHIVFGEQVPKYAAIADAGRLACWTAWPTQIMGLVSRPLVVGLNGMVQMTLRPFGLAGVNDAGTHGAEEIHQILAHSVRQGRIRRLDAELIDNLLRFSRRRVREIMVPRSRTVMLDLEDSPDAWRRVVAEEGFSRYPVAVGDLDRVVGVVHVKDLLPALSEGQDEVDLRRLVREVLLVPETLPIQELLRRFQRFRGHLALVVDEYGGIAGIVTLEDVIEELVGEVRDEFDEEERDPVRPRPGGGYLLDPLLPVDLAAELVDDPPEPPEGITSVAGLIHQGLGRLPRKGDRVPFGVAHLLVASQVEGPRIVQVELVPEALAGEAATEN, encoded by the coding sequence ATGAGCGGCGCCGCAGAAAGCTCCCTACACCCGGGCATTGCCCTGCCCCTGGCCTTGTTTCTCGTCTTCGCCAACGCGGTCTTCGTGGCCTCGGAGTTCGCTCTCGTCCAGGTGCGGCCGGGGCAGCTCGAGTCGATGGCCAAGGAGGGCTCCTCCTCGGCCCGGCGCGCCCTGCGCCTGCTCGAGCATCTCGACGAGACCCTCGCCGTCTGCCAGGTGGGCGTCACGCTGGCCAGTCTCGGCCTGGGCTGGTTGGGCGAGCCGGCGTTCGCCGCCATCTTCCACTGGATTTTCTCGCCGACGGAGGCCTGGATCGGCCCCCTTTCCCTCACCCTGAGCCTGGGGGCCTCCTTCCTGCTGATCACCGTGATGCATATCGTCTTCGGTGAACAGGTGCCGAAGTACGCCGCCATTGCCGACGCGGGCAGGCTGGCCTGTTGGACCGCCTGGCCGACCCAGATCATGGGCCTGGTCTCCCGGCCCCTGGTGGTGGGGCTCAACGGGATGGTGCAAATGACCCTGCGTCCCTTCGGCCTGGCGGGGGTCAACGACGCGGGGACCCACGGGGCGGAGGAAATCCACCAGATCCTGGCCCACTCGGTGCGCCAGGGGCGCATTCGTCGTCTCGACGCCGAGTTGATCGACAACCTGTTGCGTTTTTCCCGCCGGCGGGTGCGCGAGATCATGGTGCCCCGTTCGCGGACGGTGATGCTCGACCTGGAGGACTCGCCCGACGCCTGGCGGCGGGTGGTCGCCGAGGAGGGTTTCAGCCGCTACCCGGTGGCGGTGGGGGACCTGGACCGGGTCGTGGGTGTGGTTCATGTCAAGGATCTGCTCCCGGCTCTCTCCGAGGGGCAGGACGAAGTCGATCTGCGGCGGCTGGTCCGGGAGGTGCTGCTGGTGCCCGAGACGCTTCCCATCCAGGAGCTGCTGCGGCGCTTTCAGCGTTTTCGGGGGCACCTGGCCCTGGTGGTCGACGAGTACGGCGGCATCGCCGGCATCGTGACCCTCGAGGACGTGATCGAGGAACTGGTGGGCGAGGTGCGGGACGAATTCGACGAGGAAGAGCGGGATCCGGTCCGCCCACGTCCCGGGGGCGGCTACCTGCTCGACCCCCTGCTCCCCGTCGACCTGGCGGCGGAACTCGTGGACGACCCTCCCGAGCCTCCCGAGGGCATCACCTCGGTCGCGGGGTTGATCCACCAGGGGCTCGGGCGCCTGCCCCGGAAGGGCGATCGGGTGCCTTTCGGGGTGGCCCACCTGCTGGTGGCTTCCCAGGTCGAGGGTCCCCGGATCGTTCAGGTCGAACTGGTGCCCGAGGCTCTCGCCGGCGAGGCCGCGACCGAGAACTGA
- the lipA gene encoding lipoyl synthase, translating into MKSLPRYQPRPDSPAGRARHGGQEGPKPSWLKIRVQSGPTYNRVRGLMRRMKLNTVCEEARCPNVFECWSAGTATFMILGDVCTRRCGFCAVKTGLPPAPPDPGEPDRLAASVAELGLRHVVVTSVDRDDLPDGGAGHFRKVIEAIHQRCPKTAVEVLTPDFKQDPEGSLDLVLGARPEVFSHNIETVPELYRVARPGSRFESSLELLRRASARKADFGGRTKTAMMLGLGETDAQVEAVLARLVEARVDVLALGQYLRPSPEQMAVARFVEPAEFERWRRRGLEMGFVHVEAGPLVRSSYHAHDHLPGSR; encoded by the coding sequence ATGAAGAGCCTACCCCGCTACCAGCCCCGCCCCGACTCGCCCGCCGGCCGCGCCAGGCATGGCGGCCAGGAGGGTCCCAAGCCCTCCTGGCTCAAGATCCGTGTGCAGAGCGGGCCCACCTACAACCGGGTTCGTGGCCTGATGCGGCGGATGAAGCTGAACACCGTCTGCGAGGAGGCTCGTTGCCCCAACGTCTTCGAATGCTGGTCGGCGGGGACGGCCACCTTCATGATCCTGGGTGATGTCTGCACCCGGCGTTGCGGTTTCTGCGCGGTGAAAACCGGCCTGCCGCCCGCTCCGCCGGATCCCGGGGAGCCCGACCGCCTCGCCGCCTCGGTGGCGGAACTGGGCCTGCGGCACGTGGTGGTGACCTCCGTCGACCGGGACGACTTGCCCGACGGTGGCGCCGGACATTTCCGCAAGGTGATCGAGGCGATCCACCAGCGCTGCCCGAAGACGGCGGTGGAGGTGCTGACTCCCGACTTCAAGCAGGACCCCGAGGGAAGCCTCGATCTGGTGCTCGGTGCCCGGCCCGAGGTCTTTTCCCACAACATCGAGACGGTGCCCGAACTCTATCGGGTGGCCCGGCCCGGGTCGCGTTTCGAATCCTCCCTCGAGCTGTTGCGCCGGGCTTCGGCTCGCAAGGCCGACTTTGGGGGCAGGACGAAGACCGCCATGATGCTCGGGCTGGGGGAGACCGACGCGCAGGTGGAGGCGGTGCTGGCCCGGCTCGTGGAAGCCCGCGTCGACGTGCTGGCCCTCGGGCAGTACTTGCGGCCCTCGCCGGAGCAGATGGCCGTCGCGCGTTTCGTCGAACCCGCCGAATTCGAGCGCTGGCGCCGGCGGGGCCTCGAGATGGGCTTCGTCCACGTGGAGGCCGGGCCTCTCGTGCGCTCCTCCTACCACGCCCATGATCACCTCCCCGGGAGCCGGTAG
- a CDS encoding isochorismatase family protein encodes MTRHLLWICSAQKDFLPGGALAIPAAKALPPVLGRLVEDARRTGRPILRTVILRQPDDPPLAPAPASAVHALMEGSEGQREIPQAAHHYGPEIPRRVRSRRGVRESLNFQHQEVLVEVPGYDPWEHPQLGTVLEAIAPLRVLLCGVPAELSVAAAARGLSRRGLPFDILEEATCPLDPARWAEARRELQRLMDAGSGRNGHQQGQGEAHHGQHAGEPGGQGPQAIDEG; translated from the coding sequence GTGACCCGCCACCTGCTCTGGATCTGCTCGGCCCAGAAGGACTTTCTGCCGGGCGGAGCGCTGGCCATACCTGCGGCGAAAGCGCTGCCCCCGGTCCTCGGCCGCCTGGTGGAAGACGCCCGGCGCACCGGCCGTCCGATCCTCCGCACGGTGATCCTCCGCCAGCCCGACGACCCGCCTCTCGCTCCCGCGCCGGCAAGCGCCGTCCACGCCTTGATGGAAGGCAGCGAGGGACAGCGGGAAATCCCCCAGGCGGCCCACCACTACGGCCCCGAGATTCCCCGCCGGGTCCGCTCCCGCCGCGGCGTCAGGGAGAGCCTGAACTTCCAGCACCAGGAAGTGCTGGTGGAGGTTCCGGGATACGACCCCTGGGAACACCCCCAGCTCGGGACGGTGCTCGAGGCGATCGCTCCTCTCCGGGTGCTGCTTTGCGGTGTGCCGGCCGAGCTGAGCGTGGCCGCTGCCGCCCGCGGGTTGAGCCGCCGGGGCCTGCCCTTCGACATTCTCGAGGAGGCCACCTGCCCGCTCGACCCCGCCCGATGGGCCGAGGCCAGGCGGGAACTCCAGCGGCTGATGGATGCCGGGTCAGGCCGGAACGGTCACCAGCAGGGCCAGGGCGAAGCCCACCACGGGCAGCACGCCGGCGAACCAGGCGGCCAGGGTCCACAGGCGATCGACGAGGGGTGA
- the tkt gene encoding transketolase produces MSTSYEEAWLTINTLRGLAIDAVEAAGSGHPGLPLGAAPVAYALWQTQLRFDPAAPRWPDRDRFVLSPGHGSALLYGLLHVYGYDLGQDDLRAFRQWGSRTPGHPERLVTPGVEATTGPLGQGTALAVGMAIAERHLARRFNRPGFPVFDHRTWALVSDGDLMEGIAAEAVSLAGHLGLGRLNFVYDANDITLDGPLSLSFSENVAARFEAAGWQVLQVERADTDLAALLRALASARDETERPTLVVCHTTIGWGSPNKAGKAAAHGSPLGPEEAVLTKQALGLDPKALFHVSRRVTAHCAQAAGRGRRAHEKWQRMLEDYRQAHPEPAGALERAMENSLTEGWKAALPRWQPGQALATRAAGGEVIGALAAHLPELIGGDADLSCSTKTTIPGGGSFDGREGTGRNIHYGVREHAMGAIANGIACHGGLRPFVSTFLAFSDYMRTPVRLAALDRLPVIFVWTHDSIGVGEDGPTHQPVEQVLCLRAIPDLAVIRPADANETAAAWAWALESARPTALILSRQALPVLESTAEAAAEGVARGAYVLAEAEGGEPEGVLMASGSEVHLAVEARRLLAEQGHRLRVVSMPCLELFDEQPTAYRDQVLPPRLRRRVSIEAGRTIGWHRLVGEGGRALGVDRFGASAPGPVVQDKLGITAQAMVRAWLETED; encoded by the coding sequence ATGAGCACCTCCTACGAGGAAGCCTGGCTGACGATCAACACCCTGCGGGGGCTGGCCATCGACGCGGTCGAGGCCGCCGGCTCGGGCCACCCCGGGCTGCCCCTCGGCGCGGCGCCCGTGGCCTACGCCCTGTGGCAAACGCAGCTCCGCTTCGATCCCGCGGCGCCCCGATGGCCCGACCGGGACCGTTTCGTGCTCTCCCCCGGCCATGGCTCGGCGCTGCTCTACGGGCTGCTCCATGTCTACGGCTACGACCTGGGGCAGGACGACCTGCGCGCCTTCCGGCAGTGGGGCAGCCGTACCCCCGGCCATCCGGAGCGCCTGGTCACCCCCGGGGTGGAGGCCACCACCGGTCCCCTGGGCCAGGGGACGGCCCTGGCCGTGGGCATGGCCATCGCCGAGCGGCACCTGGCCCGGCGCTTCAACCGGCCCGGCTTTCCGGTCTTCGATCACCGCACCTGGGCCCTGGTCTCCGACGGTGACCTGATGGAGGGCATCGCCGCGGAGGCCGTCTCCCTGGCCGGACACCTGGGCCTGGGGCGGCTGAACTTCGTCTACGACGCCAACGACATCACCCTCGATGGCCCGCTCTCCCTGTCTTTCAGCGAAAATGTGGCCGCCCGTTTCGAGGCCGCCGGCTGGCAGGTTTTGCAGGTGGAGCGGGCGGACACGGACCTGGCGGCCCTGCTGCGGGCCCTCGCCTCCGCCCGGGACGAGACCGAGCGCCCGACCCTGGTCGTCTGCCACACCACCATCGGCTGGGGTTCGCCGAACAAGGCGGGAAAAGCCGCCGCCCACGGCTCCCCCCTGGGCCCCGAAGAGGCCGTGCTGACCAAGCAGGCCCTGGGGCTCGACCCCAAGGCCCTGTTTCACGTGTCCCGGCGGGTCACGGCCCATTGCGCCCAGGCCGCCGGCCGGGGACGCCGGGCCCACGAAAAGTGGCAGCGCATGCTCGAGGACTATCGCCAGGCCCACCCGGAGCCGGCCGGGGCCCTGGAGCGGGCGATGGAGAACTCGCTGACCGAAGGCTGGAAAGCCGCCCTTCCCCGCTGGCAGCCGGGACAGGCCCTGGCGACCCGGGCCGCCGGCGGCGAGGTGATCGGCGCGCTGGCAGCCCATCTGCCGGAGCTGATCGGAGGCGACGCCGACCTTTCCTGCTCGACCAAGACGACGATCCCCGGTGGCGGCTCTTTCGACGGCCGGGAAGGGACGGGGCGCAACATCCACTACGGGGTCCGCGAGCACGCCATGGGAGCGATCGCCAACGGGATCGCCTGCCACGGCGGACTGCGGCCCTTCGTCTCCACCTTTCTGGCTTTCAGTGACTACATGCGCACACCCGTGCGCCTGGCGGCTCTCGACCGGCTGCCGGTGATTTTCGTCTGGACCCACGATTCCATCGGCGTGGGGGAGGATGGCCCCACCCACCAGCCCGTCGAACAGGTGCTCTGCCTGCGGGCGATTCCCGACCTGGCCGTGATCCGACCCGCTGACGCCAACGAGACCGCCGCGGCCTGGGCCTGGGCCCTCGAGAGCGCCCGGCCCACCGCGCTGATCCTCTCGCGCCAGGCGCTGCCGGTACTCGAGTCCACCGCCGAGGCCGCCGCGGAGGGAGTGGCCCGAGGGGCCTACGTGCTGGCGGAGGCGGAAGGGGGCGAACCCGAGGGGGTGCTGATGGCCAGCGGTTCCGAAGTGCACCTGGCCGTCGAGGCCCGCCGCCTGCTGGCCGAACAGGGCCATCGCCTGAGGGTGGTCTCCATGCCCTGCCTGGAACTCTTCGACGAGCAGCCCACCGCGTACCGCGACCAGGTCCTGCCTCCGCGGCTGCGGCGGCGGGTGTCCATCGAGGCGGGCCGCACCATCGGCTGGCATCGCCTCGTCGGCGAGGGCGGCCGGGCCCTGGGGGTGGATCGCTTCGGGGCGTCGGCCCCGGGGCCGGTGGTCCAGGACAAGCTCGGCATCACGGCCCAGGCGATGGTGCGCGCCTGGCTCGAGACGGAGGATTGA